The following proteins are co-located in the Acinetobacter sp. NCu2D-2 genome:
- a CDS encoding DUF3108 domain-containing protein: MAHSTLKRFGLTASLTTAVVFTAALTGQAFAMSPFQASYQFSYNGKNVGSATRTLSHSGNNWTYVFAAKAAGIASATETSHFTFNNGKISSSSFSRTSKVLVHNNTMSIKFNPSSKTINTKKDDKARSFAWRSDVLDELNAELQIREDLKSSGLKSSYHLADAKEIESRRFVKSGTENVKTNYGTFSTIKVVMKHDKPGRETIFWLAPKLDYLPVKVTHVDKKSSYGLLLTGYKGTTH; the protein is encoded by the coding sequence ATGGCACATTCAACTTTAAAACGATTTGGTTTAACTGCAAGTTTAACGACTGCTGTGGTCTTTACTGCAGCATTGACTGGTCAAGCCTTTGCCATGAGTCCTTTCCAAGCCAGCTATCAATTTAGCTATAACGGTAAAAATGTCGGTTCCGCAACGCGTACACTGAGTCATTCAGGCAATAATTGGACTTATGTCTTTGCTGCTAAAGCTGCGGGTATAGCATCTGCGACAGAAACCAGTCACTTTACTTTTAATAACGGCAAGATTAGTTCAAGCTCATTTAGCCGTACCAGTAAAGTGCTCGTTCATAACAACACAATGAGCATTAAATTTAACCCAAGCTCAAAAACCATTAACACCAAGAAAGATGATAAAGCACGTTCATTTGCTTGGCGTTCAGATGTATTAGATGAACTGAATGCTGAATTACAGATTCGTGAGGACTTAAAATCTTCAGGCTTAAAATCAAGTTATCACCTTGCTGATGCCAAAGAAATTGAATCTCGTCGCTTTGTGAAGTCAGGCACTGAAAATGTAAAAACCAACTATGGCACATTCAGTACCATTAAAGTGGTGATGAAACATGATAAACCTGGACGTGAAACTATTTTCTGGTTAGCACCAAAACTAGATTATTTACCGGTTAAAGTGACTCATGTAGACAAAAAATCTTCATATGGTTTATTGCTGACTGGCTATAAAGGTACAACCCATTAA
- a CDS encoding transposase, which yields MLFNFNISRLDQRLVKRYNNLVQLNMNPLASLAPAIKDIASAQKNSFATTQAVWRFLNNDKISFKQLNEPIQKLACDQIKTSLHRYALVIHDWSQIQYVTHRNKTQKLQRTHQYDSGYELQTSLLVDAASGLPVAPLAQTLSSASGCYSTFNEQQTERKTHLDSLSEQIQKVEQFPLDKTCVHIIDREGDSIAHLRELSSHGFQWLIRAKEGNRIEHQGEICKVGEVAERIEIQQVKPISYKGNQHMLYVGETNVRLTRAAKSNKKDCLGQRVTPQKGAAIEARLIIAVVKDINEKTVARWSLISNVPTEITAVELTTWYYWRWSIECYFKLLKQAGHDIESWLQTTPEAILRRLLISCMACVLTWRVQRCTDEQNQKVRAFLTRLSGRQQKRGKVESAPAILAGLSILLNTLQLLSEYSIDELNEIATIALGT from the coding sequence ATGCTCTTCAATTTTAACATCTCTCGCTTAGATCAGCGCCTTGTCAAACGTTACAACAACCTTGTTCAACTCAATATGAATCCTCTTGCTTCACTTGCTCCTGCAATCAAAGATATTGCCTCTGCTCAAAAAAATAGTTTCGCAACGACGCAAGCTGTATGGCGGTTTTTAAATAATGATAAAATCTCATTTAAACAATTAAATGAACCTATTCAAAAACTTGCTTGTGATCAGATTAAGACATCGCTGCATCGTTATGCTTTAGTTATTCATGATTGGTCACAAATCCAATATGTGACACATCGTAATAAAACCCAAAAACTCCAAAGGACACATCAGTACGACTCAGGCTATGAATTACAAACGAGCTTACTTGTTGATGCTGCTTCTGGACTTCCTGTTGCTCCATTAGCTCAGACCCTTTCTAGTGCTTCAGGTTGCTATTCGACATTCAATGAGCAACAGACCGAACGTAAAACCCATTTAGACTCCCTTTCTGAACAAATTCAAAAAGTTGAACAGTTTCCTCTTGATAAAACCTGCGTACATATTATTGATCGTGAAGGAGATTCCATTGCTCATCTCAGGGAATTAAGCAGTCATGGTTTTCAATGGCTTATTCGAGCAAAGGAAGGAAATCGGATTGAGCATCAGGGTGAAATATGTAAAGTTGGAGAAGTTGCTGAACGTATCGAAATACAGCAAGTGAAACCCATTTCTTATAAGGGTAATCAACATATGCTTTATGTTGGAGAAACCAATGTTCGGCTTACCCGTGCTGCAAAATCAAATAAAAAAGATTGTTTAGGTCAAAGAGTTACTCCTCAGAAAGGTGCTGCAATTGAGGCTAGACTGATTATTGCGGTGGTTAAAGATATTAATGAAAAGACAGTTGCAAGATGGTCATTGATCAGTAATGTACCAACTGAGATTACCGCAGTAGAACTGACGACTTGGTATTACTGGCGTTGGTCAATCGAATGTTATTTCAAACTTCTCAAGCAAGCAGGCCATGATATTGAGTCATGGCTTCAGACTACGCCAGAAGCGATTTTAAGGCGTTTGCTAATCAGTTGTATGGCTTGTGTGTTGACGTGGAGAGTACAGCGCTGTACAGATGAACAAAATCAGAAAGTCCGTGCATTTTTGACTAGACTTTCAGGTAGACAACAGAAAAGAGGCAAGGTAGAGAGTGCGCCTGCCATATTGGCAGGACTCTCGATTTTACTAAATACTCTTCAACTGCTCTCAGAATATTCAATAGATGAACTGAATGAAATCGCAACTATTGCACTAGGTACCTAA
- a CDS encoding PhoH family protein: MTAAIRRTVAFPGLSMERLQSMLGAYNGHLKQIEQRLDVKISQRGETFSLDGEIDAVERAEILLQRLHEESEHSHQISADTLHLMIQGSQTDRELQEDFSDNDHTGLDAVWLQTRKGRINPRGANQKRYVQRILQSDISFGIGPAGTGKTYLAVAAAVDMLERNEIQRILLVRPAVEAGEKLGFLPGDLTQKIDPYLRPLYDALYEMLGFEKVAKLIERQVIEVAPLAYMRGRTLNHSFVILDEAQNTTPEQMKMFLTRLGFGSRAVITGDVTQVDLPRGQQSGLSHALRVVEKIKEIHITRFHSRDVVRHQLVQKIVEAYEGWDSEQQRLSAEARAERKARQEALIAENDAKADEQHQD; this comes from the coding sequence TTGACTGCAGCGATTCGACGTACAGTAGCTTTTCCTGGGCTTTCAATGGAACGTTTACAAAGCATGCTTGGTGCTTATAACGGTCATTTGAAACAAATAGAACAACGTTTAGACGTCAAAATTTCCCAGCGCGGCGAAACTTTTTCGCTTGATGGTGAAATCGATGCCGTTGAGAGAGCCGAAATTCTCTTGCAACGCTTGCATGAAGAGTCTGAACATAGCCATCAAATCAGTGCCGATACTTTGCATTTAATGATTCAAGGCAGTCAGACTGACCGAGAACTGCAAGAAGATTTTTCCGACAATGACCACACAGGTTTAGATGCAGTTTGGTTACAAACTCGTAAAGGTCGCATCAATCCACGTGGTGCCAACCAGAAACGTTATGTGCAGCGCATTTTGCAAAGCGATATTTCCTTCGGGATTGGTCCTGCCGGTACAGGTAAAACTTACCTTGCCGTGGCAGCTGCAGTCGACATGCTTGAGCGTAACGAAATTCAGCGTATTTTGTTGGTGCGTCCTGCGGTAGAAGCCGGTGAAAAACTTGGTTTCTTACCAGGTGATTTAACCCAAAAAATCGATCCCTACTTACGTCCGCTTTACGATGCCTTATACGAAATGTTGGGCTTTGAAAAAGTCGCGAAACTGATTGAGCGTCAAGTGATTGAAGTTGCGCCACTCGCTTATATGCGTGGTCGTACCCTCAATCATTCTTTCGTAATTTTGGATGAAGCGCAAAACACCACACCTGAACAGATGAAAATGTTCCTGACCCGTCTAGGTTTTGGTTCACGTGCCGTGATTACTGGTGACGTAACACAGGTCGATTTACCGCGTGGTCAACAATCCGGGCTATCACATGCGCTGCGTGTGGTGGAAAAGATTAAAGAAATTCATATTACCCGCTTCCACTCTCGTGATGTGGTGCGTCATCAATTGGTGCAAAAGATTGTTGAAGCCTACGAGGGTTGGGACAGTGAACAACAGCGTTTAAGTGCAGAAGCACGTGCCGAACGCAAAGCACGTCAGGAAGCCTTAATCGCTGAAAATGATGCTAAAGCTGATGAGCAGCATCAAGATTAA
- a CDS encoding energy transducer TonB: MPLVKSWWKDPVFSTAVIIAAILHTLILTLQFGMPQENSAQTKEIAISLRTAEKEPDHVDFLAQTHQDGSGQFREAHKMSSDMPAPMIEQKAGEEQQEQQSTDLTQQQQELSFEEKVLMTTLSWQKQAEDAKRKKIQEQLNSQFQAKAAMVASLEAQYLQRQKNFSRQQKIKTVDGIQAKQDVSAAYLEKFRQKVEFYGNKFYPEAARAQRLSGEVRLMVILNSNGGIRAIRLIDSSGHAILDEAAKASVRKSAPYGCFDANMKEISELRIIRTWRFDPAEAEFEVR, from the coding sequence ATGCCATTGGTTAAGTCATGGTGGAAAGATCCTGTTTTTAGTACAGCTGTAATCATTGCTGCGATCTTACACACGCTGATTTTGACCCTGCAATTTGGTATGCCTCAAGAAAATAGCGCTCAAACCAAAGAAATTGCCATTAGTCTAAGAACAGCTGAAAAAGAGCCAGATCATGTCGATTTCTTGGCGCAGACACATCAGGATGGTTCAGGGCAATTCCGTGAAGCCCATAAAATGTCGAGTGACATGCCTGCACCGATGATTGAACAAAAAGCAGGGGAAGAGCAGCAAGAACAACAAAGCACAGATTTGACCCAACAACAGCAAGAACTGAGTTTTGAAGAAAAAGTCTTGATGACGACCTTAAGTTGGCAGAAACAAGCCGAAGATGCGAAACGTAAAAAGATTCAGGAACAGCTCAATAGTCAATTTCAAGCTAAGGCTGCGATGGTGGCAAGTTTAGAAGCACAATATTTACAGCGACAAAAAAACTTTAGTCGTCAGCAAAAAATCAAAACCGTCGATGGAATTCAAGCGAAACAAGATGTTTCTGCGGCGTATTTAGAAAAGTTCCGTCAAAAAGTCGAATTCTATGGGAATAAGTTTTATCCCGAAGCAGCACGTGCTCAGCGATTATCGGGTGAAGTGCGTTTGATGGTGATTCTGAACTCCAATGGTGGTATTCGCGCGATTCGACTCATTGATTCTTCAGGTCATGCGATTTTAGATGAAGCAGCTAAAGCCTCAGTACGTAAGTCTGCGCCGTATGGATGCTTCGATGCCAATATGAAGGAAATTTCTGAGCTACGCATTATTCGCACATGGCGTTTTGATCCTGCGGAGGCAGAATTTGAAGTGCGTTAA
- a CDS encoding YcxB family protein — MSESNPTLSTRYFLTLEESQDGFALATFGKKQFTQFLTPLVSIGIIIWGFSMGFNGVGRYYVALGAFFLVMQLVMRYWFLPMMFKRQFLKHQFGKSEQGIALYQDYAELYHNGRSKVVHYNEVAHFATGKLTYMIELKNKTVVIVPKRAFKDTTEQHLFENTFKK; from the coding sequence ATGTCTGAGTCAAACCCGACTTTATCTACGCGTTATTTTCTGACATTAGAAGAATCTCAAGATGGTTTCGCATTGGCGACCTTTGGTAAAAAACAATTTACCCAATTTTTAACGCCTTTGGTGAGTATCGGGATCATCATTTGGGGCTTTTCTATGGGCTTTAATGGTGTAGGGCGCTACTACGTTGCACTAGGTGCATTTTTTTTAGTAATGCAGTTGGTCATGCGTTATTGGTTCTTGCCGATGATGTTTAAGCGTCAATTTTTAAAACATCAATTTGGCAAAAGTGAACAAGGCATTGCTTTGTATCAGGATTATGCAGAGCTTTATCACAACGGTCGCAGTAAAGTCGTGCATTACAATGAAGTGGCTCATTTTGCGACAGGCAAACTAACCTATATGATCGAATTAAAAAATAAAACAGTTGTGATCGTGCCGAAGCGTGCATTTAAAGATACAACTGAACAGCATTTATTTGAAAATACATTTAAGAAGTAA
- the ybeY gene encoding rRNA maturation RNase YbeY — protein sequence MKLSLSLQQNVQAPELVLKRAHIKKVVETALRHIDTQSDCEIGIACVDNDESHKLNLEYRGKDKPTNVLSFPSDIPDEMAEILDAFPIGDLVICIPIVLREAQEQQKVPLTHFTHMLVHGTLHLMGYDHETSDEDAEEMEALEIEILAKLGFDNPYLERD from the coding sequence TTGAAACTTAGTCTCTCACTACAACAGAACGTTCAAGCGCCAGAATTGGTCTTGAAACGTGCCCACATTAAAAAAGTTGTAGAAACTGCATTACGTCATATCGACACACAAAGCGATTGCGAAATTGGGATTGCCTGTGTCGACAATGACGAAAGTCATAAGCTGAATTTGGAATATCGCGGTAAAGACAAACCGACCAATGTGCTGTCTTTCCCAAGTGATATACCAGATGAAATGGCTGAAATTTTGGATGCATTTCCAATCGGTGATTTAGTGATTTGTATTCCTATAGTTTTACGTGAAGCTCAGGAGCAACAAAAAGTACCACTCACCCATTTCACCCATATGCTTGTGCATGGCACTTTACATTTGATGGGCTATGACCACGAAACTTCAGATGAAGATGCTGAAGAAATGGAAGCATTGGAAATTGAGATTTTGGCGAAACTCGGTTTTGACAACCCATACTTAGAACGCGACTAA
- the wrbA gene encoding NAD(P)H:quinone oxidoreductase encodes MQPYVLVLYYSKYGSTKEMAHLIANGVESASMAVKIRTVPNLSTVVKEAEPSIPEEGDIYCTLDELAQCSALALGSPTRFGNMASEMKYFWDQTTSLWLNGTLHGKPACVFTSSGSMHGGQESTLLTMLPPLFHHGMMIMGLSNAQPALSNTKTGGTPYGASHVSGPRHDQSLSQDERILCETQGKRLAEVALKLN; translated from the coding sequence ATGCAACCTTATGTCCTTGTTTTATATTACAGCAAATATGGTTCGACCAAGGAAATGGCGCATTTAATTGCCAATGGCGTTGAATCGGCAAGTATGGCAGTCAAAATTAGAACAGTGCCAAATCTTTCAACTGTGGTAAAGGAAGCTGAGCCAAGTATTCCTGAAGAGGGTGATATTTACTGCACTTTAGATGAACTTGCACAATGTTCTGCTCTGGCACTTGGTTCACCAACACGCTTTGGTAATATGGCATCCGAAATGAAATATTTTTGGGATCAAACCACCAGTCTTTGGCTAAATGGTACCTTACACGGTAAACCTGCTTGTGTCTTTACCTCATCAGGTTCGATGCATGGTGGGCAAGAAAGTACATTGCTTACCATGCTTCCACCGCTGTTTCATCACGGCATGATGATTATGGGCTTGAGCAATGCACAGCCTGCGCTATCAAACACAAAAACAGGTGGAACGCCGTATGGTGCTTCGCATGTCAGTGGTCCACGCCATGATCAATCACTCAGTCAAGATGAGCGTATTTTGTGTGAGACACAAGGGAAACGTTTGGCGGAAGTCGCATTGAAATTAAATTAA
- the miaB gene encoding tRNA (N6-isopentenyl adenosine(37)-C2)-methylthiotransferase MiaB, whose protein sequence is MTVQTFIPNGAPAASENTVTQPAHTPATDGSVKKLYIETQGCQMNEYDSHRMADLLGDSHGYVLTTDPKEADILLMNTCSIREKAQEKVFSELGRWRKLKEKNPDVIIGVGGCVASQEGDNIQKRANYVDMIFGPQTLHRLPQMLDQHFEQVEKPKKEKIKLVDISFPDIEKFDFLPEPRVEGYKAFVSIMEGCSKYCSFCVVPYTRGEEVSRPLDDVLAEIAGLAEKGVREVSLLGQNVNGYRGETFDGKICTFADLLRLVAEIPGIGRIRYTTSHPLEFNDDLIQCYRDLPQMVSHLHLPVQSGSNDVLQAMKRNHTIDVYIEKIKKLRAVRPDMHLSSDFIIGFPGETDENFNETYQFIQDLDFDHSYSFIYSKRPGTPASELEDTTPEDVKKERLAKVQEWIRQSSIDKTDAMLGTIQRVLIEKVSDKDPNLLVGTADNTRYVTFIGDPAWVGRFAEIEITEIKTLNLVYGELLNLEPDVA, encoded by the coding sequence ATGACGGTTCAAACCTTCATTCCGAATGGTGCCCCAGCTGCCTCAGAAAACACTGTCACCCAGCCAGCGCACACCCCAGCCACCGATGGTTCAGTTAAAAAACTGTATATCGAAACGCAAGGGTGTCAGATGAATGAGTATGACAGTCATCGTATGGCAGACCTTTTAGGCGATTCACATGGCTATGTGCTGACTACAGATCCTAAAGAAGCAGATATTCTACTGATGAACACCTGTTCAATTCGAGAGAAAGCACAAGAAAAAGTATTCTCAGAATTGGGTCGCTGGCGCAAACTCAAAGAAAAAAATCCCGATGTGATTATTGGTGTCGGTGGATGTGTCGCCTCTCAAGAAGGTGACAACATTCAAAAACGTGCCAATTATGTGGATATGATTTTTGGTCCACAAACCTTGCACCGTTTGCCACAAATGCTGGATCAGCACTTTGAGCAAGTTGAAAAACCGAAAAAAGAAAAAATCAAATTGGTGGATATTTCCTTCCCCGATATTGAAAAATTCGACTTTTTACCTGAACCACGTGTTGAAGGTTATAAAGCTTTTGTTTCGATTATGGAAGGCTGTTCAAAATACTGCTCATTCTGTGTTGTACCGTACACACGCGGTGAAGAAGTATCTCGCCCGCTTGATGATGTCCTTGCCGAAATTGCTGGTCTTGCTGAAAAAGGTGTTCGTGAGGTTTCGCTTCTTGGTCAAAATGTGAATGGTTATCGCGGTGAAACTTTCGATGGCAAAATCTGTACCTTTGCCGACTTACTGCGTTTGGTTGCTGAAATTCCAGGAATCGGTCGTATTCGTTACACCACCTCGCATCCGCTTGAATTTAACGATGACTTAATTCAATGCTACCGTGACTTGCCACAAATGGTGTCGCATCTGCATTTACCTGTGCAATCAGGTTCAAATGATGTCTTGCAAGCGATGAAACGTAACCACACCATTGATGTGTATATCGAAAAGATTAAAAAGTTACGTGCAGTACGCCCAGATATGCATTTGTCGAGTGACTTTATTATTGGTTTCCCTGGCGAAACGGATGAAAACTTTAACGAGACTTATCAATTCATCCAAGATTTAGACTTCGATCATTCATACAGCTTTATCTATTCAAAACGTCCGGGTACACCGGCATCTGAACTCGAAGATACAACGCCTGAAGATGTGAAGAAAGAACGCTTGGCGAAAGTTCAAGAATGGATTCGTCAGTCAAGTATCGATAAGACTGATGCCATGCTGGGTACTATTCAACGTGTACTGATTGAAAAAGTTTCTGATAAAGATCCAAACCTTTTGGTCGGTACAGCAGATAATACACGTTACGTGACATTTATTGGCGACCCGGCTTGGGTTGGACGTTTTGCCGAGATCGAAATCACCGAAATTAAAACTTTAAATTTAGTTTATGGTGAGCTCTTGAATCTTGAGCCTGACGTGGCGTAA
- a CDS encoding fumarylacetoacetate hydrolase family protein yields the protein MNSRPSKIVCVGRSYADHAKELGNAVPTSPVLFMKPPSALTTLEAGIDWNRDLGSCHYECELTLRIDQPLKNETDPAKALAAVGAVTLGLDLTLRDLQDDLKKKGQPWERSKAFYGACVLSDWVATAEVISDWNAVHYTLEVNDEVRQKGDTSYLIFDIASLLCDISQAFSLEPGDVVMTGTPAGVAALQSGDQLKMTLKGQSKDYVWTTFVK from the coding sequence ATGAATTCACGCCCATCTAAAATTGTTTGCGTCGGTCGTAGCTATGCTGATCATGCGAAAGAACTTGGTAATGCTGTGCCGACTTCACCGGTTTTGTTTATGAAGCCACCGAGTGCACTAACAACTTTAGAAGCGGGAATTGATTGGAATCGTGACCTAGGCAGCTGTCATTATGAATGTGAACTGACCCTGCGTATTGATCAGCCTTTAAAAAATGAAACAGATCCAGCAAAAGCATTGGCAGCTGTCGGTGCGGTAACGTTAGGTTTGGACTTAACCTTACGTGACCTACAAGATGATTTGAAAAAGAAAGGTCAGCCTTGGGAACGCTCAAAAGCATTTTATGGTGCTTGTGTATTGTCTGACTGGGTGGCTACTGCCGAGGTGATTTCGGATTGGAATGCCGTACATTACACTTTAGAAGTGAATGATGAAGTTCGTCAGAAAGGTGATACGTCATATTTGATCTTTGATATCGCAAGTCTGCTCTGTGATATCAGCCAAGCATTTAGTCTAGAACCAGGCGATGTGGTGATGACAGGCACACCTGCAGGTGTAGCAGCACTACAGTCAGGCGATCAACTGAAGATGACATTGAAAGGTCAGTCCAAAGATTATGTTTGGACAACCTTTGTAAAATAA
- a CDS encoding xanthine phosphoribosyltransferase, protein MHALEQKILAEGIVLSEEVLKVDSFLNHQIDPVMMQQIGQEFARLFKDAGITKIITIEASGIAPAVMAGLELGVPVIFARKYQSLTLKDDLYRSKVFSFTKQTESTIAISKKHIDSTDKVLVIDDFLANGQAALGLADLIHQAAASVVGIGIVIEKSFQPGRDILLEKGYRVESLARVKSLANGTVEFVRD, encoded by the coding sequence GTGCACGCACTAGAACAGAAAATCTTGGCTGAAGGTATCGTTCTATCTGAAGAAGTCTTGAAAGTCGATTCATTTCTAAATCACCAAATTGATCCAGTAATGATGCAGCAAATTGGTCAAGAATTTGCACGTCTATTTAAAGACGCTGGTATTACCAAAATCATCACGATCGAAGCTTCAGGTATTGCACCTGCTGTTATGGCTGGTTTGGAACTTGGCGTTCCTGTTATCTTTGCACGCAAATATCAATCTTTAACGCTTAAAGATGATTTGTATCGCTCAAAAGTGTTCTCGTTTACTAAACAAACTGAAAGCACGATTGCGATTTCTAAAAAACACATCGATTCAACTGACAAAGTTTTAGTGATCGATGACTTCCTAGCAAATGGTCAAGCTGCGCTTGGTCTCGCTGATCTAATTCATCAAGCAGCTGCATCTGTTGTAGGTATTGGTATTGTGATTGAAAAATCATTCCAACCAGGCCGCGATATTCTGCTTGAAAAAGGTTACCGTGTTGAATCTCTTGCACGTGTTAAATCTTTGGCAAACGGTACTGTTGAATTTGTTCGTGACTAA
- a CDS encoding YihY family inner membrane protein: MIVEYLKKLPFYEKHWFQFILFVLRRFEADRCREQAGSLTYTTLFAVVPMLTVFLVIISSIKALEPARQQLQQMIYTNFLPKTTIAFDKALGAFTDKSSNLTIIGILFLFVTTVLMLTSIETVFNRIWRVTETRGGIIGFMRYWTIISLGPILLGSAFVISSTVASMNVLSNNFAGYELNGAFILWAISFSLTILGFFILNWTIPNRSVPIKSALVGGLFSAIVFELLKNLFGFVMSNFTSYELVYGAFAAVPIFLLWIYLSWNIILLGVEISYAMTAFESGQDQKRHPIVMLVDLLALFYAKQKTGESISESQALEVLGRDEIGRWPSYVSMFEKQNLIKRTDDNEYVLVRDLDQVNFWDFYQQLPYPLPQDQQLENVHVDDQWMQTLSPSLKDANRYLKEKLSFPLSSLFQQR; encoded by the coding sequence ATGATCGTTGAATATTTAAAGAAGTTACCCTTTTATGAGAAACATTGGTTTCAGTTTATTTTATTTGTTTTACGACGCTTTGAAGCCGACCGTTGCCGCGAACAAGCAGGCTCTTTAACCTATACCACCTTGTTTGCGGTTGTCCCAATGCTGACCGTGTTTCTTGTGATCATTTCTTCAATTAAGGCCTTAGAACCTGCAAGGCAGCAATTACAGCAAATGATTTATACCAACTTTTTGCCGAAAACCACGATTGCTTTTGATAAAGCCTTAGGTGCATTTACGGATAAATCCAGTAATCTGACCATTATTGGTATTTTGTTCTTGTTTGTAACGACTGTGCTGATGCTCACCAGCATCGAAACCGTGTTTAACCGCATCTGGCGTGTGACTGAAACACGTGGTGGCATTATTGGCTTTATGCGCTATTGGACCATTATTTCTCTAGGGCCGATTCTGCTCGGCAGTGCATTTGTGATTTCATCAACGGTCGCATCGATGAATGTATTGAGTAATAACTTTGCAGGTTATGAACTGAATGGCGCCTTTATTTTATGGGCAATTTCATTTTCTTTAACTATTTTGGGTTTCTTCATTCTGAATTGGACGATTCCAAATCGTAGCGTTCCAATTAAGTCAGCTTTGGTCGGTGGCTTGTTTAGCGCGATCGTTTTCGAACTACTGAAAAATTTATTTGGTTTTGTAATGTCCAACTTCACCAGTTATGAGTTGGTCTATGGTGCGTTCGCTGCGGTGCCTATTTTCCTGTTATGGATTTATCTGTCTTGGAACATCATTTTACTGGGTGTAGAAATCAGCTATGCCATGACAGCATTTGAATCAGGTCAAGATCAGAAACGTCACCCAATCGTGATGCTTGTGGATTTATTAGCGCTGTTTTATGCCAAACAAAAAACTGGTGAAAGTATCAGTGAAAGCCAAGCGCTTGAAGTGTTGGGTCGCGATGAAATCGGACGCTGGCCAAGTTATGTCTCTATGTTTGAAAAGCAAAATTTGATTAAACGTACCGATGATAATGAATATGTTTTGGTACGAGATTTAGATCAGGTCAATTTTTGGGATTTCTATCAACAGCTTCCTTATCCACTCCCGCAAGATCAACAATTAGAAAATGTGCATGTCGATGATCAGTGGATGCAAACCCTTTCACCTTCATTAAAAGATGCCAATCGTTATTTAAAAGAAAAACTCAGCTTTCCACTCTCTTCATTATTTCAGCAGCGTTAA
- a CDS encoding DMT family transporter, which yields MEQRKALDVQASTIMFVLCMLWGLQQVVLKLASTDISALMQVGIRSAASALMVYPLIHVSLRRRLWKKEFLGAGILVGSLFAVEFFLVAEALRFTSAAHTVVLLYTAPIFVALGLHYKLPSERLSRLQWSGILVAFLGIVVSFLLRDQTQQSAQPNVLFGDFIALLAGVFWAATTISVRLTRLSEAPATQTLFYQLFMAGLFLIPVSYITGQAEIHWSGLAIGSLIFHTVVISFASYLIWFWLLKKYLASRLGVFSFLTPIFGLVFGVILLDEHVEMNFVIGTVLVMCGVLMVSLHTWLAEQWKKLF from the coding sequence GTGGAACAGCGTAAAGCACTCGATGTACAAGCATCTACAATTATGTTTGTACTCTGTATGTTGTGGGGATTACAGCAGGTCGTATTGAAACTTGCGTCAACAGATATTTCTGCACTCATGCAAGTTGGGATTCGTTCTGCCGCTTCAGCACTGATGGTATATCCCTTAATTCATGTCAGTTTGCGCCGTCGCTTATGGAAAAAAGAATTCTTAGGTGCAGGCATATTGGTCGGGAGCTTATTTGCAGTTGAGTTCTTCTTGGTTGCTGAAGCTTTACGTTTTACCTCGGCTGCTCATACCGTGGTTTTGCTCTATACCGCACCAATTTTCGTGGCTTTAGGTCTGCATTATAAGTTGCCATCTGAGCGTTTATCGCGTTTGCAATGGTCTGGGATTTTAGTTGCATTCCTTGGCATTGTGGTGAGTTTTCTACTGCGGGATCAAACACAGCAGTCAGCCCAACCGAATGTCCTATTCGGTGATTTTATTGCTTTACTGGCAGGGGTATTTTGGGCAGCTACAACGATTAGTGTTCGCTTAACTAGACTTTCAGAAGCTCCTGCAACCCAAACCTTATTTTATCAATTGTTTATGGCAGGGCTGTTTTTAATTCCAGTCAGCTATATAACAGGGCAGGCAGAGATTCATTGGTCGGGGTTGGCGATTGGTAGTTTGATTTTCCATACTGTAGTGATTTCCTTTGCCAGTTATTTAATTTGGTTTTGGCTTCTGAAAAAATATTTAGCTTCACGGCTTGGGGTATTCTCATTTTTAACCCCAATTTTTGGTCTGGTTTTTGGTGTAATTTTGCTCGATGAACATGTTGAAATGAACTTTGTGATTGGTACCGTGTTAGTCATGTGTGGTGTTTTGATGGTCAGCCTACATACTTGGCTTGCTGAACAATGGAAAAAACTGTTTTAA